In Natronococcus sp. AD-5, the genomic window GGCGCTGTACGTCGGCGACAGCGAGTGCGACGTGATCGCGGCCGACCGGGCGGGGATCGATTCGGCGTTCGTCCGTCGCGCGCACTGCGGCGAGGTCAGCCTCTCGACCGCGCCGACCTACGAGGTCGAGACGCTACGCGAGGTCGCCGAAATCGTCGGGGAGTAACTCACTCTTCGCGGATCAGCGCGACGCTCGCGAGCTTGTCGCCCGCCGCGACGGTCGCTTCCCGCGTGATCGTGTACAACAGTCCCTCGCGATCCGCGACGGCCTCCTGGAGCACCTCGTAGGTCGTCGGATCGTAGAGCGTTCCGAGCGCCGTCCCCTCCGAGACGAACTGGCCGATCTCGAGCGACGGCCGCGGACGGAACAGGCCGGAGTCGTCGGCGATGATCTGGCCGAGATGGTTCCGGGCGAGGGTCTGACCGCGTTCGGGAACCTCCCCGGGGAGCATATCGAGGTGACGACAGACGTCGAGCAACCCCTCGACCCCCTCCTCAACGGCGTCTTCGACGATCTGCTTGTTGTGGGCGAGTTCGGGCGTGATCGAGGGAATCCCCTCGTTCGCGGCGGCGACGCGGAGTTTGCCGGCGAAGCCGCGGCGGTGCCACTCCTCGGAGGCGTCGTCGTCGGCCTCCTCGGAGAGCACCAGCTCGGTGCCGAACGCTTCGGCGAGCGCGCGGGATCGCGCGTCGCCCTCGAGGAAGACGACGTGGGGGAGCATATCGGGACTCCCGGTGTGCAGGTCGACGACGGCGTCGGCCTCGGCGACGTGCTCCCAGAGGCGGGCGGCCATCCGCTGGTGGAGGCTCCCCTCGGCGTCGCCCGGCCAGACCCGATTCATGTTGGAGTAGACGCTGTCGAGGACTTCCGGCGTCGTGTAGGAGACGCGGTCGAACGTCAGCGGGTTCGCGACGGGGACGGCGACGATCGTCCCCGACAGCGAGTCCAGGGGGAGCCGGTCGTGGAACCGGCGGAGCGTCTCGGTGCCGTTGATCTCGCGGCCGTGCTGGGCGGCCTGCACGTAAAGCGTCGGTCCGTCGTCCGCGCCCCGATAGGTGTGAACCGTCGTCGCGATCTCGACGCCCGACGGTAATCGCGCGAGCGTCACCTCCTCGGCCGCGTGCGTCCCGGCGGTCATGGTCGGCCGTACCACGTCCGTCGGTATGTACCTGCGGCCTGGCGGTGCCCGCGGTCGCCGCTGCGAACCCGGTCTCGGTCGTCCGGTCGGCCCGACGACCGCGTCGCTTGCCCGAGACCACTAGGGTTTTCACCCGTCCCGACGACGCCGACGTATGGGCAACGTTACTGCGACCCTGCACACGACGAAGGGCGACATCGAGGTCGAACTCTACGACGAGCGCGCGCCGCGAACCGTCGACAACTTCGTCGGGTTGGCTACGGGCGGCAAGACCTGGACCGACCCGGAAACGGGCGAGGAAGTCGAGGGCGAGCCGCTGTACGACGACGTCGCGTTCCACCGCGTCATCGAGGGCTTCATGATCCAGGGCGGCGACCCGACCGAGACCGGCCGCGGCGGTCCCGGCTACCAGTTCGACGACGAGTTCCACGAGGACCTGCGCCACGACGACGAGGGCGTCCTGAGCATGGCCAACTCCGGCCCCAACACGAACGGCTCGCAGTTCTTCATCACGCTCGACGCCCAGCCCCACCTCGACGACCGCCACTCGGTCTTCGGCAAGGTCACCGACGGGATGGACGTCGTCCGCGAGATCGGTAACGTCGACACCGACGCCAACGATCAACCGAAAGAGAACGTGGTGCTCGAGTCGGTCGGCGTCGACTACGAGTAGCGCCGCTCCGGAGTCCCGCGCGTTTCGACCGGCTCTCTTTTCGTTTCGCAGTCCGTCTCCGTTGGTTGCCTTCGGGCGCTCGAGGAGCGTTTCGCGAGGGGTTCTGAACGAAAGACTGCTGTTACCGGTTCAAAACTCGAACTCGATGCCGTGGTGGGCGAGGCACCCCGCCGCGGCCGCGAAACACCACGTGATGCGATCCGTGAGCGACGTCTCGTGGCGAGTCGTCTCGATCAGCCATCCCGGGATGTCGAGGTCGCCGCAGAACTTGTGGCTGAGAAGCGGGTTCCGACCCGTCTGTTGGTTGCCCCGCGTGAACAGGTACTCGTCGGAGTACTCCGACGGACCGATGTAGTGGTCGTTGAGACCGTCGATGACGTCGTTAGCGGCGTCGACGCCTTTCGGCGTGGGAAAGATCGCCTGACCGACGCCGTCGGCGAGGTCGCTGCCGTAGATGCCCTTCGAGTCGTGGAGGTCGAACGCCAGGTCGGGATCGTGGTCCTCGATCACGCCCCAGATTTCCCGGGCAAGTTCCGACTGCGGTTCGTCGCCGGTCGGCCAGTCACGGTTGAGGTTGCCGAGGTCGCCGCTGTAGCTGTGAGCGTTGATCGCGGTCATGTCTGCGTGCGGAACGACGACGAGTTTGCCCTTCTCGGGGGTGAGCGAGACGAGACGCATCGCGGCGTCCTGCGCGGACCGCTCGAAGCCGTGCTGACCGGCGACGACGACGGCCGTCGGGCCGTCGCGTTCGGCCTCCCGGACGTAGACGCCGGTCTCGAATTTAGTGCCGGGAAGGATCTTCTCGTCGGGCGTCGGCGTCCAGACGCCATTCGGAATCGGGGACGGAGTCGGGCAGGACTCGTCCGCCACGGCCGGTTGACTCGCCGCGCCCGCGAGTGCGGCGGTTCCTGCTAGTTTGATGTATGTTCTACGCGTCGGTGAATGTCCATCCATCGTTACTCTCAAGATATCAGATAGGTACGGTAAGCTTCCGCCTTCATATTTCCATTCTTCATTACGGAGATGCGAGCACTGAACGCCGAAGTTCCTATCAACCGCAGCGAGTACTCGGTACGACTCGCTGAATACGCGGCCCGGAGGGGGCGGAATTACCGAACACTCTCAAACTGAAAACACATCGATAAATTATATCTGTGTTTTGAGTTAAATAGAATAATATGTGAATGAGAAATACTTTCATTGATTACTTTCTATCGTAAATTGATGTCTCCCGAACAGTCAGATTGCGGGCGGCGGACCGCCGTCCGATCGACGCGGGGCGAACCGGCGGCGGAACGGAGCCAGGTGTACGCGGTCGACGACGACGGCGGACTTCGACCCAGGGATCCGTCGGAGGTCGACCGAGACTGCGGCTGCGGCCGGACGCACACGCGCCGAGCGTTCGTGGGCGCGACCGCGGCCGGCGCCGCGGGGCTGACGCTCGGCTCCCAGGTCGCCGGCGTCGCGGCCGAAGAGCCGGAGGGCGACACCGTCACCATCGTCCACGACCTCCACTCCCACAGCGAGATCGGCGAGCCCGGAGAACCGAACATCGCGCGCTACCAGAACGTCGTCCAGGAGCAACTCGCGAAGCGCGACGACGCGATCTTCCTCGCAAACGGGGACGAACTCGGCTCGTCGACGATCTCCTTCTTCACGGAGGGTGCACACAAGATCGACTTCATGAACGACATGAACCTCACCGCGGCCGGCGTCGGCAACCACGACTTCGACTACGGCGTCGACGTCGCCGAGCGGCGATTCAGGGACAGCGAGTTCCCCTGGCTGAACTCGGCGCTGTACACCCCGGAGGGGGAACTGTTCCCGGGTACCGAGCGGTACGCGACCCTCGAGATCGGCGACCTCACGGTCGGCCTCTTCAACGTCGTCCTCCGGGATTTCCACGGGATCACCGACTACCCCGACGACTACGAGCAGCGGGACCCGGTCGAGATCGCCGAGGAGATGGTCGAGCTCCTCCGCGAGGAGGAAGGCGCCGACGTGGTCGTCTGCTCTTCGCACACCGCCCACGAGACCCACTTCGAACTCGCCGAGGAGGTCGACGGTCTCGACGCGATCTTCGGCTCGCACTCCCACTACACGATGGACGCGGCGGAGATCCACGAGGGAACCGTCATCAGCGAGGTTGGCTACGCGTACTTCCACCTCGGCGTGATGACTCTCGACGAGAACGGCGACCTCGTGAGCTGGGAGCGAATCGACCTGGACGACGACGTCGAACCGGATCCGGCGTTCAAAGCGCGCATCGAGGCCCAGTACGCCGAACTCGAGGAGGAACTCGCCGAGCCGGTCGGCGAGACGGCCGTCGAACTCACCTCCTCCGGCGCCGTCAACTACGCCCGCGAGAGCCGGCTCGGGAACCTCATCACGGACGCGATGCTCGACGCGCACGACGAGGCCGAGGTCTCGTTCCAGAACGCCGGCGGCATCCGAACGAACACCACCTACGGGCCGGGCGAACTCACCGCGGGGGACGTCCTGAGCGTTCTCCCGTTCGGGAACGCGGTCGTCGTCTTCGAGGCGACCGGCGAGGAGATCCGGCGGGTGCTCGAGAACCGGGTCGACGTCCTGCCCGACAACGCCTTCGGGGCCCAGCAGGCCCAGCAGGTCGGCGGCCTCCAGTTCGAGTGGAGCGGCCACGAGACGGCCGAGATCCACGACGTCTACGTCGACGGCGAGCCCCTCGAGCCCGGGGAGACGTACGTCGTCTCGACGACGGATTACCTGAAGGACGTCGCGAGCGCGTACGAACCGTTCCGCGACGCGGCGGTGATCTGGGAGTCCGGCGCCGTCCTCGGCCCCGCCGTCATGGAGTACGTAGAGGAGAACAGCCCCGTCGAACCGGCGCTGGAAAACCGAATTCTGCGGGTCGACGAGGACGTCGGCGGCCAGCGGGAGGTCTCCCGCCGGGGCGGTCGAACGATGCTCCGCTTCGACGTCCCCGCGGGCGCGGCGGAAATCGCCGACGAGGGGACGTTCTACGGCCTCGTGTGGGACGATGGCTTCGATCCGGATCCGGAGTACGTCGAGGCGGACGGCGACGCGCTCTGGATCGGCTACGACACCGACGAGTTCCAGCGGTTCCTCGCCGACACCGCGGCCGAGAAGATCCGGATCTTCGGCGGCTTCGTCCCCGACGAGGAGCATTACGGCTACACCGACGCCGACGGAACGCTCCTCGAGCTCCCCGTCGCCGTCGCGTACGACCACTTCAGGCTGAAGGCGACGATCGACACTACCTCGCCGTCGCTCCGCCCGAACTGACGGTCCGCCCGTTCGGCGCGCGTCGGACCGATCGTCGGTTATCGACCACTATCACGGCTACGCTTAGGGTGCACCGCTACCTGGTGCCCGTATGGGATGGACGGCTGCGGACGCGCCCGACCGGCGCGGCCGAACGATCGTCGTGACGGGCGCGAACAGCGGCATCGGACTCGAGACGACCCGCGAACTCGCGCGCAACGGCGCGACGGTGATCATGGCCTGCCGGAGCGCGGATCGCGGCGAGCGCGCGGCCCGCGACGGTCGCGACGTCGTCCCCGCCGCCGACCTCCGGGTCGAACGCTGCGACCTGGCGAGCCTCGAGTCGATCCGCGCGTTCGCCGGCCGCCTCGCGGACGTCTCCCTCGACGCGCTGATCAACAACGCGGGGGCGATGGCGATTCCCCGACGCGAGACCGAGGACGGGTTCGAGACTCAGTTCGGCGTCAACCACCTCGGGCACTTCGCGCTCACCGGACTGGTGCTCGAGAACCTGCGCCGGGACGCCGACGACCGAGCGCGCGGGTGGTTACGGTCTCGAGCGCGCTCCACGAGCGCGGCGAGATCGACTTCGACGACCTGCACGGCGAGCGATCGTACGACGAGTGGAGCGCCTACGGCCAGTCGAAACTCGCCAACCTGCTGTTCGCGTACGAACTCGAGCGCCGGCTCCGGGCGGCGGACGCGAATGCGATGAGTCTCGCGGTCCACCCCGGCTACGCGGACACGCAACTGCAGTTCCGAGGCACCGAAGATCGCGGAACGCGGGTTCGGATCGCGGCGCGGCGGCTCGCGAACGCGCTGCTGGCCCAGTCCGCGGCGTGGGGTGCGCTCCCGACGCTCTACGCGGCGACCGCGCCGGGAGTCGAGGGCGGCGCCTACTACGGTCCCGGCGGACTGGCAAACATGCGCGGGACGCCGGAACGGCAGGGCTCGTCCGAGCGGTCGTCCGATCGCGAGACGGCCCGACGACTGTGGGAGCGCTCGGTCGAACTCACCGGCGTCGAATACGACCTGCCGGAGCCGGTACTCGCGTCCGAGTGACGGCGCGACCGTAACGCGAAAGAGCGCGCGCACGAAGGTGGAGGTAATGAGCGAAGACGACGGCATCCAGCGCGCGAGCGAGGTCGGCTCGTCGGACGCGCCGCCGATCGAGGAGAAGCCGTACAAGATCATCTTCGAGGCCAACAAGTGCTTCGGCGCGGGCAAGTGCGCCGAGGTCAGCGGCAACTGGGAGATGTCCATCGCGTCGGGTATGGCTCAGCCGAAAACGTACTTCTTCGGCGAGGAGGACCTCGAGCACAACGTCCGCGCCGCCGAGGTCTGCCCGGCGAAGAAGGACGAGGGCTGCATCCACGTGATCGACCGCCGCACCGACGAGGAGATCGCGCCCGATCCTCACGGTGACGGGACGTTGAGCGTCGACTGGTAACCGAGTGACGCGCGATCCGAGATCGGTTCCTCGATCCCTCGATCACGGCCAAAATATCGAAACGCACATCCCGGACTGGTGGCTATCACTGATTGCATACTGCGCGAGGGTAGCCAAGCAGGCCAACGGCGGTGGGCTTAAGACCCGCTCCCGTAGGGGTCCGAGGGTTCAAATCCCTTCCCTCGCATGCTACCGCGAACGCTCGCGAGCGGCAGCTGCGAGACGAGGGGATTCGATGAACGAAGTCGCAGCGCGAACGCGGTGAGCGACCGTCTTCGCGCGGCTCAAATCCCTCCCGCGAAGTGGACGTCCTCGCGGTTTCGACTCGAGACTCCGTCGACGACCGCGGTATACGATCGTTCTCGGATACCGACCGGTCTCTACGATTCGTCTACCGCCGGAAGCGTAAACGAGAACGTCGATCCCTCGCCCGGTTCGGAGTCGACCCAGATCTCCCCGCCGTGGCGCTCGACGATGCGCTGACTGAGCGCCAGTCCGATACCCATTCCCTCG contains:
- a CDS encoding succinylglutamate desuccinylase/aspartoacylase family protein is translated as MTAGTHAAEEVTLARLPSGVEIATTVHTYRGADDGPTLYVQAAQHGREINGTETLRRFHDRLPLDSLSGTIVAVPVANPLTFDRVSYTTPEVLDSVYSNMNRVWPGDAEGSLHQRMAARLWEHVAEADAVVDLHTGSPDMLPHVVFLEGDARSRALAEAFGTELVLSEEADDDASEEWHRRGFAGKLRVAAANEGIPSITPELAHNKQIVEDAVEEGVEGLLDVCRHLDMLPGEVPERGQTLARNHLGQIIADDSGLFRPRPSLEIGQFVSEGTALGTLYDPTTYEVLQEAVADREGLLYTITREATVAAGDKLASVALIREE
- a CDS encoding peptidylprolyl isomerase, with the translated sequence MGNVTATLHTTKGDIEVELYDERAPRTVDNFVGLATGGKTWTDPETGEEVEGEPLYDDVAFHRVIEGFMIQGGDPTETGRGGPGYQFDDEFHEDLRHDDEGVLSMANSGPNTNGSQFFITLDAQPHLDDRHSVFGKVTDGMDVVREIGNVDTDANDQPKENVVLESVGVDYE
- a CDS encoding M14 family metallopeptidase, translating into MADESCPTPSPIPNGVWTPTPDEKILPGTKFETGVYVREAERDGPTAVVVAGQHGFERSAQDAAMRLVSLTPEKGKLVVVPHADMTAINAHSYSGDLGNLNRDWPTGDEPQSELAREIWGVIEDHDPDLAFDLHDSKGIYGSDLADGVGQAIFPTPKGVDAANDVIDGLNDHYIGPSEYSDEYLFTRGNQQTGRNPLLSHKFCGDLDIPGWLIETTRHETSLTDRITWCFAAAAGCLAHHGIEFEF
- a CDS encoding bifunctional metallophosphatase/5'-nucleotidase, with translation MSPEQSDCGRRTAVRSTRGEPAAERSQVYAVDDDGGLRPRDPSEVDRDCGCGRTHTRRAFVGATAAGAAGLTLGSQVAGVAAEEPEGDTVTIVHDLHSHSEIGEPGEPNIARYQNVVQEQLAKRDDAIFLANGDELGSSTISFFTEGAHKIDFMNDMNLTAAGVGNHDFDYGVDVAERRFRDSEFPWLNSALYTPEGELFPGTERYATLEIGDLTVGLFNVVLRDFHGITDYPDDYEQRDPVEIAEEMVELLREEEGADVVVCSSHTAHETHFELAEEVDGLDAIFGSHSHYTMDAAEIHEGTVISEVGYAYFHLGVMTLDENGDLVSWERIDLDDDVEPDPAFKARIEAQYAELEEELAEPVGETAVELTSSGAVNYARESRLGNLITDAMLDAHDEAEVSFQNAGGIRTNTTYGPGELTAGDVLSVLPFGNAVVVFEATGEEIRRVLENRVDVLPDNAFGAQQAQQVGGLQFEWSGHETAEIHDVYVDGEPLEPGETYVVSTTDYLKDVASAYEPFRDAAVIWESGAVLGPAVMEYVEENSPVEPALENRILRVDEDVGGQREVSRRGGRTMLRFDVPAGAAEIADEGTFYGLVWDDGFDPDPEYVEADGDALWIGYDTDEFQRFLADTAAEKIRIFGGFVPDEEHYGYTDADGTLLELPVAVAYDHFRLKATIDTTSPSLRPN
- a CDS encoding ferredoxin, coding for MSEDDGIQRASEVGSSDAPPIEEKPYKIIFEANKCFGAGKCAEVSGNWEMSIASGMAQPKTYFFGEEDLEHNVRAAEVCPAKKDEGCIHVIDRRTDEEIAPDPHGDGTLSVDW